A window from Hypanus sabinus isolate sHypSab1 unplaced genomic scaffold, sHypSab1.hap1 scaffold_1579, whole genome shotgun sequence encodes these proteins:
- the LOC132387161 gene encoding uncharacterized protein LOC132387161 — protein sequence MGGGGNGPWSRFVGRGPCNVLCPPNTNDLLRCCGTKSSRVSDRRHENATLARTGVSLKAEGPVHPGSCSPEARGGLGAWSPRGGGGDYSSQRAARRQVAAAISGPERIPSVPRPSGGVKGTNSPGGLQGEPPVRSHPPGSRSGRTHLVQALCRWIRTRDHPPRCALGCRTALRARKELLLNPVLYRIPFVWSCADPLSPEGGNILLLLRCRALSPVYPGEKGQSLPDRAIRVSNGEFILRTFGITGVVGAAEMGRSAHPVCARPFKLPRPPHTNRVHS from the exons atgggagggggggggaatggaCCTTGGAGTAGATTCGTGGGCCGAGGGCCCTGTAATGTTCTCTGTCCCCCTAACACGAATGACCTACTGAGATGCTGTGGAACGAAAAGCAGCCGCGTTAGTGACCGGCGCCATGAAAATGCAACGCTGGCCCGGACCGGAGTCTCTTTAAAGGCTGAGGGGCCGGTGCATCCCGGGAGTTGTAGTCCGGAAGCGCGCGGAGGCCTGGGCGCCTGGAGCCCCCGCGGCGGGGGCGGAGACTACAGCTCCCAGCGTGCCGCGCGGCGCCAGGTCGCCGCCGCGATTTCGGGACCGGAGAGGATCCCCAGCGTCCCTCGTCCCTCGGGCGGCGTCAAGGGCACTAACTCACCGGGCGGGCTGCAGGGAGAACCCCCCGTCCGGTCTCACCCTCCGGGATCCAGGAGCGGACGCACTCACCTGGTACAG GCCCTTTGCAgatggattcgaacccgggaccatCCGCCTCGATGCGCGCTAGGCTGCCGGACGGCTCTTCGGGCCAGGAAGGAGTTGCTTCTGAACCCCGTACTGTACCGGATCCCCTTTGTGTGGTCGTGTGCCGATCCCCTCTCCCCGGAAGGGGGGAACATCCTCCTGCTTTTACGCTGCCGAGCTCTTTCACCCGTCTACCCGGGAGAGAAAGGGCAGTCACTTCCTGACCGGGCCATCAGGGTATCTAACGGAGAATTCATCCTCCGCACCTTTGGAATCACTGGGGTGGTTGGAGCCGCGGAAATGGGCcgttcagcccatccagtctgtgctagaccatttaaactgcctagaccCCCACACACAAATAGAGtacacagttga